A region of Diospyros lotus cultivar Yz01 chromosome 3, ASM1463336v1, whole genome shotgun sequence DNA encodes the following proteins:
- the LOC127798373 gene encoding ABC transporter G family member 21, with amino-acid sequence MMPPEHETTNITGSPAGVLHAAAPPSSVANVSPCIEDAVSDVQQQSSPARFSILRQTLPPVTLMFEDVAYSVKLETTKGSCFSSAEPKQTRFVLNGVSGIVRPGELLAMLGPSGSGKTTLLTALAGRLAGKFSGTITYNGQPFSSSIKRKTGFVSQDDVLYPHLTVLETLTYAALLRLPNKLSREEKMEQAELIIMELGLTRCRNSVVGGPLFRGVSGGERKRVSMGQEMVVNPSLLLLDEPTSGLDSTTAQRIVATLRGLARGGRTVVTTIHQPSSRLYAMFDKVVVLSEGYPIYSGGAGKVMEYFGSLGYVPGINFVNPADFLLDLANGVAPDIIKQEDQPESHGNGRSLDHLLPEDQNSIKQSLVSSYKKNLHPSVKHEIRRSCSPLLPSAAQTSQSKSSRSSENQWSTSWWMQFKVLLRRGLKERKHESYSGLRIFQVLTVAVLSGLLWWHSNTLHIQDQVGLLFFFSIFWGFFPLFNAIFAFPQERPMLIKERSSGMYRLSSYYFARMAGDLPMELVLPTIFVTITYWMGGLKPSLVTFLLTLSIILFNVLVSQGLGLALGAILMDVKQATTLASVTMLVFLLVGGYYIQHIPLFISWLKYISLSHYCYKLLVGVQYGENEVYECEFGEHCRVFDFPAIDNLGIDNLGWDVAALAAMLVGYRLLAYVALRMGQPR; translated from the exons ATGATGCCCCCCGAGCATGAAACAACCAACATCACCGGCAGCCCCGCCGGCGTTCTTCATGCGGCCGCGCCACCAAGTTCGGTGGCTAACGTGAGCCCTTGTATCGAGGACGCCGTTTCAGACGTCCAACAACAGTCATCTCCTGCTAGATTTTCTATTCTACGTCAAACTTTACCCCCCGTTACACTGATG TTTGAAGATGTGGCATACAGTGTGAAGTTGGAAACCACAAAAGGTAGTTGCTTTTCGTCAGCCGAGCCAAAGCAAACAAGATTTGTTCTCAATGGGGTCAGCGGCATCGTCCGGCCGGGCGAGCTACTAGCAATGCTCGGCCCCTCCGGCAGCGGCAAAACCACCCTGCTGACGGCCCTTGCTGGGAGGCTCGCCGGAAAATTCTCCGGCACGATAACCTACAATGGGCAGCCCTTCTCCAGCTCAATCAAACGAAAGACCGGCTTCGTTTCACAAGACGACGTTCTCTACCCCCACCTCACCGTGCTGGAAACCCTAACTTACGCAGCCTTGCTGAGGCTGCCAAACAAGCTCAgtagagaagagaagatggaGCAAGCGGAGCTGATTATCATGGAGCTGGGGCTGACAAGGTGCCGAAACAGCGTGGTTGGCGGCCCGCTCTTCCGGGGAGTCTCCGGGGGGGAGAGGAAGAGGGTGAGTATGGGGCAGGAGATGGTGGTGAATCCGAGCTTGCTGCTGCTGGATGAGCCAACTTCCGGGCTGGACTCGACAACGGCGCAGCGGATAGTGGCGACGCTAAGGGGGCTGGCGAGGGGAGGAAGAACGGTGGTTACAACCATTCATCAGCCGTCCAGCAGGCTGTATGCCATGTTTGATAAGGTGGTGGTTTTATCAGAAGGGTACCCAATTTACAGTGGAGGTGCCGGGAAGGTGATGGAGTATTTTGGGTCACTGGGCTATGTTCCTGGAATTAATTTCGTTAATCCTGCCGATTTTCTGCTGGATCTTGCCAATG GCGTGGCTCCCGACATAATAAAACAGGAAGATCAACCAGAGTCTCACGGAAACGGAAGATCATTGGACCACCTGCTGCCTGAGGATCAAAACTCAATTAAGCAGTCCTTAGTATCCTCCTACAAGAAGAACCTACACCCTTCCGTGAAGCATGAGATTCGTCGGAGCTGCAGCCCCCTTCTTCCATCAGCAGCACAAACTTCCCAATCCAAAAGCAGCAGAA GCAGTGAGAATCAATGGAGCACCAGCTGGTGGATGCAGTTCAAGGTGTTGCTGAGACGGGGGCTGAAAGAACGAAAGCACGAATCCTACTCGGGTTTAAGAATTTTCCAGGTCTTGACTGTTGCAGTTCTTTCAGGATTACTATGGTGGCATTCTAATACATTACACATCCAAGATCAG GTGGgacttctcttcttcttctcaatcTTCTGGGGCTTCTTTCCTCTGTTCAATGCCATATTCGCGTTCCCACAAGAACGACCAATGCTGATAAAAGAGCGTTCTTCAGGGATGTATCGTCTCTCCTCCTACTACTTTGCCCGGATGGCAGGCGACTTGCCAATGGAGCTCGTCCTCCCAACCATCTTCGTCACCATCACCTACTGGATGGGAGGTCTCAAGCCTTCCCTCGTTACATTCCTTCTAACCCTATCAATCATCCTATTCAACGTGCTCGTCTCCCAGGGGCTGGGACTAGCCCTCGGAGCCATCTTAATGGACGTGAAGCAAGCTACGACCCTAGCATCCGTGACCATGCTCGTGTTCCTGCTAGTCGGGGGATACTACATACAGCACATCCCCCTTTTCATCTCTTGGCTTAAGTACATCTCACTCAGCCACTACTGCTACAAACTTCTAGTGGGAGTTCAGTACGGTGAAAATGAGGTTTATGAATGCGAGTTTGGGGAGCATTGCCGGGTGTTCGATTTTCCGGCAATTGATAATCTGGGTATTGATAACTTGGGCTGGGATGTGGCTGCTTTGGCTGCAATGTTGGTGGGATATAGGCTTTTGGCGTATGTAGCATTGAGGATGGGGCAGCCTCGTTGA